One Colius striatus isolate bColStr4 chromosome 8, bColStr4.1.hap1, whole genome shotgun sequence genomic region harbors:
- the CHST3 gene encoding carbohydrate sulfotransferase 3 gives MEIRRALPQDFRELLHCLKMRSKYAVLLVFVIGLIIIEKENNFISRVSDKLKQSPQALADANSTEASPAPAENGSLASLQELDAAFSQLRSHLRNVTLQLAADGDPGPRRHVLLMATTRTGSSFVGEFFNQQGSIFYLFEPLWHIERTVTFEPGGANAVGSALVYRDVLKQLLLCDLYILESFISPAPEGHLTPFMFRRGSSRSLCEEPVCTPSTKKVFEKYHCKNRRCGPLNITLAAEACRRKQHMALKTVRIRQLEFLQPLVEDPRLDVRIIQLVRDPRAVLASRMVAFSGKYETWKKWASEGEAPLREEEVQRLRGNCESIRLSAELGLRRPGWLRGRYMLVRYEDVARAPLQKAEEMYRFAGLPLTPQVEEWIGKNTQAPRDGSGVYSTRKNSSEQFEKWRFNIPFKLAQVVQDACAPAMRLFGYKLASSPAALANRSFSLLEEAQPSWVT, from the exons ATGGAGATCCGACGCGCTCTGCCCCAGGATTTCCGGGAACTACTGCACTGCCTGAAGATGAGGAGCAAGTATGCCGTCCTGCTGGTCTTCGTCATCGGCCTCATCATCATCGAGAAGGAGAACAACTTCATCTCCAG GGTGTCGGACAAGCTGAAGCAGTCCCCTCAGGCACTGGCAGACGCCAACAGCACAGAggccagcccagcaccagctgaGAACGGCTCGCTGGCCTcgctgcaggagctggatgCCGCCTTCTCCCAGCTGAGGTCTCACCTCCGCAACGTCACCCTGCAGCTGGCGGCTGACGGGGACCCCGGCCCGCGGCGCCACGTCCTGCTGATGGCCACCACCCGCACCGGCTCCTCCTTCGTAGGGGAGTTCTTCAACCAGCAAGGCAGCATCTTCTACCTCTTCGAGCCGCTCTGGCATATCGAGAGGACAGTGACTTTTGAGCCGGGAGGAGCCAATGCAGTGGGCTCAGCCCTGGTCTACCGCGACGTCCTCAAGCAGCTCCTTCTCTGTGACCTCTACATCTTGGAGAGCTTCATCTCGCCGGCGCCCGAGGGCCACCTGACGCCCTTCATGTTCCGGCGGGGCTCGAGCCGCTCGCTCTGCGAGGAGCCAGTCTGCACGCCCAGCACCAAGAAGGTCTTTGAGAAGTACCACTGCAAGAACCGCCGCTGCGGGCCCCTCAACATCACACTGGCCGCCGAGGCGTGCCGGCGCAAGCAGCACATGGCGCTGAAGACGGTGCGCATCCGGCAGCTCGAGTTCCTGCAGCCGCTGGTGGAGGACCCTCGGCTGGATGTGCGCATCATCCAGCTGGTGCGGGACCCCCGGGCCGTGCTGGCCTCCCGCATGGTGGCCTTCTCGGGCAAGTACGAGACCTGGAAGAAGTGGGCATCGGAAGGAGAGGCTCCCCTCCGTGAGGAGGAGGTGCAGCGGCTGCGGGGCAACTGCGAGAGCATCCGTCTGTCGGCCGAGCTGGGGCTGCGGCGGCCGGGCTGGCTGCGGGGCCGCTACATGCTGGTGCGCTACGAGGACGTGGCACGGGCGCCCCTGCAGAAAGCGGAGGAGATGTACCGCTTCGCCGGgctccccctcaccccccaggTGGAGGAGTGGATCGGCAAAAACACGCAGGCACCCCGTGATGGCAGCGGCGTCTACTCCACCCGCAAAAACTCCTCCGAGCAGTTTGAGAAGTGGCGGTTCAATATCCCCTTCAAGCTGGCGCAGGTGGTGCAGGacgcctgtgctccagccatgcGCCTCTTTGGCTACAAGCTGGCCAGCAGCCCCGCCGCGCTGGCCAACCGCTCCTTCAGCCTGCTGGAGGAGGCACAGCCCTCCTGGGTCACGTAA